A stretch of DNA from Saccharomycodes ludwigii strain NBRC 1722 chromosome I, whole genome shotgun sequence:
GAACAagttaatatattattagctCTAAGTAATGGAACTGATATTTTCACATCAAGATGATTAATTGCTGTTTAATACGTTCTAAGGTTTTCTTAACATATTAGATAGGGCATCATGGGACATATAACATGGGGGGTTTTTGTcttttgtaaaaataacCCATTATTCGGCTcatccaaaatatttaagaGAAACATTTCAAGTTATAAGTtgctatttatttatatttaggTAACTTGCTAAAAGTCACACCTATAACGAttgtattatattataCGCCGGTCCCatataaaatatgtatTTACATAAacccttaaaaaaaaatgaatatattaaGCCATTACTTTCCACCTCAATCATAAAATCACCGAAACAATTAGTTTaactttacaaaaaaaaaaaaaaaaaaaaaaaaaaaaaaaaaaagaaaaaaagaaagaaagaaaggaaagaaGCCAAAAGCAAAATAGATAATGATATAATCCAAGAAACCTAAAAAGACATTAAATTATACACTAACTAAAAATTCTTAAAGCCACTAACTTATACTATtagtatcattattattaatagaatTAGTCCGAGTTTCAGTATAACTAGTAAAAGGAGTATTCACGCTTAATCTAGTTGGCGCTATAGTTTCCGctgatattttatattgGTTATTATCGCTATCACTGTCATTAGAAATATCAAGGCTAACACCATTATTAGAAGTGCCAGTGCTTGTAGGATTACTGTTCGGTTTTTTCAAGGGATGATATAGCCCTTTATAAGTATCTGAAGTGCaggaaaaattattagtgagatcaccattattatgcttaatattttcttgtttaatattattttcagtgCTAGCTGTGGAATATATTTGTGAAACAGAAGAAATGGAAGAGAGCGAGAAAAATTCCTCATTTTCACTAGTCTCACAACATTCACCAGGATGGTGATGATTGTGGTCATGGTATGCCCTTTTCCTActgttgttattagaaCTATTTGTGTTTTCAGAAGTGTCTGTCATCAGTGAATAGCGTTGTCGGATAGGGGGTGACAAAAGTATTGTGTAGCTCTTTTTATGCGATTTATCTTTACAGGTGTTATAGTTGCCGACAACTTGTATCATTCTTGTATAGTATGTAGTTAAAATATTGTAGCCCTGGTTGGCCAAAGACAGCTGATCTTTAGGTggatatatattaaatttctGCTGCATTATTTCTTGTTTACACAGGTACAGATTATAATCCCTAGGTATAATACGAAAGTTTATTCTATTTAAAAACTCTTCCTCTAGAATATTTAATTCTGAATACTGGACGCCACCAACTTTTGCGTAGTGATTgtttgtaaaaaataaatcgcATAAACCTTTGCTGGCTACAGTTGTTGCTGCCAAAAGAAACCTATGGACAGTTAAGGAATTAACATTAAATACAGGGTAAACCGAAGTTAGCAAATCAATATAATAAACTGTGGTTAATAACACAGAATGATCTAGAGATGAATACTTTGTGAGCCGTACTAAATAATCATAAACCGATATAGGGGGTGGTATTTTAGAATGAAATCTTGTTagtgttttattttcttcattatcatcttTCCCATCAATAGTACAAccattttccatttttcttttgcttttgtttttttttgtattttcttgttctaATTTCCCATCGTTAATGAGTATGACCGACGTTATCATTCTAGATATTAGAATAACTAAATCTTGTATAGGACATTGCATGTAATTTTGTGAGAGTGATACAAGCGAAACCTTTTCCTCTTGAGAGTTTTCCGTATTTGTATTatccatatttttttttcttctctcgttattttaatattaggTATATATACCGAAAGGATACACTTAATacctattttatttttatttttattttatttcttttttctgtaAAGGAgatactgttattatttgttgaaCATATATACCAGTCGAATAATTAGCAAAACGGTATATTCTATAGATGCACAATAGTAAAGGATTCTCTACTTTCCGTTGTTCcacttttttatatttttttttatattttattaaaatagtCTTGATAtcttggtatta
This window harbors:
- the PHO80 gene encoding Pho80p (similar to Saccharomyces cerevisiae YOL001W | PHO80 | PHOsphate metabolism), coding for MDNTNTENSQEEKVSLVSLSQNYMQCPIQDLVILISRMITSVILINDGKLEQENTKKNKSKRKMENGCTIDGKDDNEENKTLTRFHSKIPPPISVYDYLVRLTKYSSLDHSVLLTTVYYIDLLTSVYPVFNVNSLTVHRFLLAATTVASKGLCDLFFTNNHYAKVGGVQYSELNILEEEFLNRINFRIIPRDYNLYLCKQEIMQQKFNIYPPKDQLSLANQGYNILTTYYTRMIQVVGNYNTCKDKSHKKSYTILLSPPIRQRYSLMTDTSENTNSSNNNSRKRAYHDHNHHHPGECCETSENEEFFSLSSISSVSQIYSTASTENNIKQENIKHNNGDLTNNFSCTSDTYKGLYHPLKKPNSNPTSTGTSNNGVSLDISNDSDSDNNQYKISAETIAPTRLSVNTPFTSYTETRTNSINNNDTNSIS